The Penaeus vannamei isolate JL-2024 chromosome 4, ASM4276789v1, whole genome shotgun sequence genome segment acacacacacacacacacacacacacacacatacacatatatatatgcatacaaatgtatatgtttatatacactctCTCATGTGGAAACAATATTATGATTCAATTTTCTATATCATTGCGACACAGATTTCCACACCATGATACGGATTCCATAATAGCATTCTTTATCAGTTGCTGGAAAAAGGGTAAAACTcgtgaatattttaaaaatcgaCTTTCACACAGCCCTGCATAAATAAAGTGAACATCTCACCGAACCAAGGTCATCTTGCTGGGATGATATTTCCTGACGTCACGACCTGGGCGGGGTTTTTCTCGGACACTTGTATAAAGGAAAGGGCTCTGTGTGTCTTCGTCAGTCTCTGTCTCCGCAGTCTCTAACACAATGGCATTCAAGGCAAGTAAATCTGTCATTCCAAAAGTGCAGTTGGTTAAGGTTTTCTGTTGTCTACTTATAAAACATTGATCTTATGAATATTTCTAACAATTCAACTGTACTGCAGGTATTAGCACTAGCCACCCTTGTGGTAGCCACCGTCGCCCGTCCTGATAGCCCTCCTACCTATGGCTACTCTGCTCCCACACCCTCTTATGCACCCgcaaagtacgacttcaactacgccgtcaacgacccaccatctggcaacgacttcggacaccaggaagcccgtgatggcgacaacacacagggatcctactacgtccttcttcccgacggtcgtctgcagaaggtcacctacaATGTGAACGGAGACTCCGGTTACGTGGCTGATGTGACCTACGAGGGAGAGGCTCAGTACCCCACCCCAAAGGCCTCCTATGGACCTCCTCAGCCATCCTACAAgccgcccaccccctcctatgCTTAAAGAACAGAAATGAAATATTTATTGATCTCGATTCTTTGTAAATACTAGATATTAAATAGGCATTCTTCATCTTTAATAGTTTGATATCCAATACATGTTTGCAATATTTACGGAAACAGCAACGTATTCCTTCTTGGCTTAATTATGTTGAAAAATCTAATAATCGAGGAAAATGTACGAATGACAACTGACTGAAATAGTCTAAATATCTTTGTTATGGAAAAGGAACGTTTGTTTCaagcattttttccttctttatcttgtgCTACGGAAGACCTTTACTAGGCTTTTTATATTGATGAAAAATGAACTTCTCCAGCATGATTCTATGAATtaattatatagttttatatattgtGTACCTGTTACATACTTTCCGGATATTTATTGATCTCAGATCATTAAATCTTAAATATTAAACTAGTATACttcattttatgtatacatatgtatatgtatatgtatgtatacatatatatctatacacacacacacacacacacacacacacacacacacacacacacacacacacacatatatatatatatatatatatatatatatatatatatatatatatatatatatatatgagagtgcatgtatacagagaaacacacacctatatacagtcttattttcatttttttttatttttattttttcttgttatgaaAAAGAAGTTGCGCGTTTGTTTTTATTAAATTTCCTTTTTGTGCTGCGGATTATCTATACTGATTGCTTTTATAGATCAAAAAGAGTTTGAGCATAATTCTATGGGACGTTTCTTTTTACAGTGTAATAATCTTATTACATAGTTATGTTTAATAGGAATAAATAACATAATATGTATGAGATGTGCGGTCTTTttaagagattgataaatagcgTGAAGCATCACCCGTGTTTGTGGAATTTTCTGGATTCACTTGATGGCGGCAGGTTTGTTAGTATGTAAGCAGCGGTTCCCAAGCAGTCTGAGAGGGTCGAATCatttgcagacatatatatatatatatatatatatatatatatatatatatatatatatatatatatatatatatatatagttcatgtgggaaaaaaagataaaagaaaaacgaataaaaggcTCTGATATAGCCTATATAGTTTGAGttgattttttattctattgGAATGGTATTCGCGAGACATGCCAAGATATTCATTAATAGAACATTATTCCAAAATGGGagttaatttctttctttatcatctttatcgcagATGATATAGCAAAGGCATCTTGTCTggagaatattcgtatatatatatatatatatatatatatatatatatatatatatatatatatatatatatatatatatatatatatatatatatatgtatatatatattcacacacacacacacacacacacatatatttattgaattgatgtatacatacatatgtatgactttatgtatatatataattatatatacatacactcccatcaacacacatacatatatatgaacctatatattcacacagacacacacacacacacacacacacacacacacacacacacacacaaacatatatatatatatatatatatatatatatatatatatatatatatatatatatatatatgcatacaaatgtatatgtatatatgcacactctcATGTGGAAACATTATTATGATTCAATTTTCCATATCATTGCGACACAGATTTTCACACCTTGATACGGATGCTATGATATCATCCTTTATGTTGctgaaaaaaaagggataaaactcGTGAATATTTGAAAAATCGAATTAAATGATATGAACATCTGCATTCCGGTAACATCACCGAAGGGGAAACTCGCTCACCGAATCAAGGTCATCTTGCTGGCATGATATTTCCTGACGTCACGACCTGGGCGGGGTTTTTCTCGGACACTTGTATAAAGGAAAGGGCTCTGTGTGTCTTCGTCAGTCTCAGTCTCCGCAGTCTCTAACACAATGGCATTCAAGGCAAGTATACCTGTTATTCCAAAAGTGCAGTTGGTTAAGGTTTTCTGTTATTCAACCATAAAACGTTGATCCTATAAATATTTCTAATGATTCAAATGTACTGCAGGTATTAGCACTGGCCGCCCTAGTGGTAGCCACCGTCGCCCGTCCTGATAGCCCTCCTACCTATGGCTA includes the following:
- the LOC138861554 gene encoding pro-resilin-like, with the protein product MNISNNSTVLQVLALATLVVATVARPDSPPTYGYSAPTPSYAPAKYDFNYAVNDPPSGNDFGHQEARDGDNTQGSYYVLLPDGRLQKVTYNVNGDSGYVADVTYEGEAQYPTPKASYGPPQPSYKPPTPSYA